In Candidatus Cloacimonadaceae bacterium, the DNA window ATCACCGGGACGATTGCCGTGTCGCCGAAAATGATATCAAAACCAGCTTCCACCATGCCTTTGCGGAAATAATTAGCATTGGTCATCAGATGATTGCGGAAATTGGTGCTCTCCGTGAGCATGTCCAAAATCTTGATCACTGCCGCGACGATGGGAGGCGCGATCGTATTGGAAAAAAGATATGGACGCGAACGCTGGCGCAGATAGTCGATCACTTCCCGGCTGCCGGAAATGCATCCACCGGATGAACCCCCAAGCGCCTTGCCAAACGTTGTGGAGATGATGTCCACCCGTCCCTGCACATTACAATGTTCGATCGTGCCCCTGCCTGTGGCACCGATATATCCGGTCGCATGAGAATCATCCACCATCACGATGGCATCATACTTTTCCGCCAGATCGCAGATCTCCGGAAGCCTGGCAATATCACCATCCATGGAAAAGACTCCGTCCGTCACGATGAGCCGAAACTTTGCCGATTTCGCATCTTGAAGATTTTGCTCCAGTTCTTCCATATTGGAATGGGCATAACGGTATCTCTGAGCTTTGCAGAGACGAACGCCGTCGATGATGGAGGCGTGATTGAGGGCGTCGGAGATGATAGCACTGTCTTCACCCAGCAGCGGTTCAAAGACTCCGCCATTGGCATCAAAGCAAGAAGAATAGAGGATTGTATCTTCCATGCCGAGAAATTTGGAAACCTTGGCTTCGAGTTTTTTATGGATCTCCTGAGTGCCGCAGATAAAACGCACGGATGCGAGTCCAAAGCCCCATTCATCCAACGCTTTTTGGGCTTCCTTGATCACGCTCGGATGATTTGCCAAGCCAAGATAGTTATTGGAACAAAAAATAAGAACGTCGCGTCCGTCAGCCATACTGACCTCGGCGCTTTGTTGCGAGCCCAGCACTCGTTCAGTTTTGTATGTGCCTGCTCCCAGAATGGCATCAAGCTGTTTTCTGATTTCGCTATTGAAACGTTTTGACATTTAAAACCTCTTGCAATAGTAGTATTTTTTCCCTCACGTTTTGATAAACGATGATTCTGTCAATAGAAAAAGGGCTCGTATGATTCTTCAATCGTGGCTCAATGGTATCCTGAGCGGTAAAAAAAGCGTCTCTTCCGTGTAGAGAAGAGACGCGTTATCGTTATCAGAATTTCTCTGTTTCAGTTACCGTACATCGTGATGATTTCGTTCTTGGTTTTGCCCAGAATGTCATACTTCCTGCCCACCTTGATGAAAGCCGCGAGGGCTTTTTCCAGATGGTGCATATCGTGAGCTGCGGAGATCTGGGTGCGGATTCTGGCTTTTCCTTGTGGAACCACAGGGAAGAAGAAACCGATGGCATA includes these proteins:
- a CDS encoding glycine C-acetyltransferase, with amino-acid sequence MSKRFNSEIRKQLDAILGAGTYKTERVLGSQQSAEVSMADGRDVLIFCSNNYLGLANHPSVIKEAQKALDEWGFGLASVRFICGTQEIHKKLEAKVSKFLGMEDTILYSSCFDANGGVFEPLLGEDSAIISDALNHASIIDGVRLCKAQRYRYAHSNMEELEQNLQDAKSAKFRLIVTDGVFSMDGDIARLPEICDLAEKYDAIVMVDDSHATGYIGATGRGTIEHCNVQGRVDIISTTFGKALGGSSGGCISGSREVIDYLRQRSRPYLFSNTIAPPIVAAVIKILDMLTESTNFRNHLMTNANYFRKGMVEAGFDIIFGDTAIVPVMIYNEALAVQMADKLLKEGVYVIGFTFPVVPVGQARIRVQISAAHSLYHLDRAIQSFVKIGSELKII